In the Variovorax sp. S12S4 genome, one interval contains:
- a CDS encoding alpha/beta hydrolase family protein, whose translation MHSARLTLLALAASLAVASCGGGGGGGGFAFTPLPPAPAPAPPPPPPPPPPPPEETRLQDSRNSFAPADASATTFAALAPDASDTVDNATTSRWAGMLGAAQYQVEVPANWNGKLVMYAHGYAGESNLLKVNAPSIRRYLIQNGYAWAASSYSKNFYDVRAGVEDTNALALQFNAIAKANGRELAAPSKIYITGHSMGGHITAAAIEDEAFATANHKVRYTGAVPMCGVLGDTELFDYFAGAQIAAQALAGLPKYPTVNWLDIRTQVTGTLYTAFPGTPTATGLKFGSVVKNLTGGERPMFDLGFTQGGSFAAVWGVFGSDGTVNGILNKSTLDTNRFTYAIDGDVAGTTALNASVLKLTAAPDANRLRTDGLRWIPKANGEFKIPVVSLHTLGDLYVPFSMQQIYNQRVAAKGNSDWLVQRAVRGISHCDFTIAEQVEAFDAMIKWERDGVKPAGDDVVTAATVAAPTYGCTFTRPLGTVDESPTSQATRPGAAAARPCPP comes from the coding sequence ATGCATTCCGCGCGCCTGACACTTCTTGCCCTTGCAGCCAGCCTTGCCGTCGCATCCTGCGGCGGTGGTGGCGGTGGGGGCGGCTTTGCGTTCACCCCGCTGCCGCCGGCTCCGGCTCCCGCGCCGCCCCCTCCTCCTCCACCGCCCCCGCCGCCGCCCGAAGAGACGCGCCTGCAAGACAGCCGCAACTCGTTCGCGCCCGCAGATGCTTCAGCCACCACCTTCGCGGCGCTCGCACCGGACGCCAGCGACACGGTCGACAACGCCACCACCAGCCGCTGGGCAGGCATGCTCGGCGCCGCGCAATACCAAGTCGAGGTGCCTGCCAACTGGAACGGCAAGCTGGTGATGTATGCGCACGGCTATGCGGGTGAAAGCAACCTGCTGAAGGTGAACGCCCCATCGATCCGCCGCTATCTCATCCAGAACGGCTACGCCTGGGCCGCGTCGAGCTACAGCAAGAATTTCTATGACGTGCGCGCCGGCGTCGAAGACACCAACGCGCTGGCCCTGCAGTTCAACGCCATTGCCAAGGCCAACGGCCGAGAGCTTGCGGCGCCTTCAAAAATCTACATCACGGGCCATTCGATGGGCGGCCACATCACCGCGGCGGCCATCGAGGACGAGGCTTTCGCCACGGCCAACCACAAGGTCAGGTACACCGGCGCGGTGCCGATGTGCGGCGTGCTGGGCGACACCGAGCTGTTCGACTACTTTGCAGGCGCACAGATTGCCGCGCAGGCACTGGCAGGTCTGCCCAAGTACCCGACCGTCAACTGGCTGGACATCAGGACGCAGGTCACGGGCACGCTCTACACGGCCTTTCCGGGCACACCCACGGCCACCGGCCTGAAGTTCGGATCGGTGGTGAAGAACCTCACGGGCGGCGAGCGGCCGATGTTCGATCTCGGGTTCACGCAGGGCGGTTCGTTCGCGGCGGTCTGGGGCGTGTTCGGCAGCGACGGCACCGTCAACGGCATCCTGAACAAGAGCACGCTCGACACCAACCGCTTCACCTACGCCATCGACGGCGACGTGGCGGGAACGACCGCGCTGAACGCATCGGTGCTCAAGCTCACCGCGGCACCCGACGCCAACCGGTTGCGCACCGACGGCCTGCGCTGGATTCCCAAGGCGAACGGCGAATTCAAGATCCCGGTGGTTTCGCTGCACACGCTGGGCGACCTGTACGTGCCCTTCAGCATGCAGCAGATCTACAACCAGCGCGTTGCGGCCAAGGGCAACAGCGACTGGCTGGTGCAGCGCGCCGTGCGCGGCATCTCCCATTGCGACTTCACGATCGCGGAGCAGGTCGAAGCCTTCGACGCCATGATCAAGTGGGAGCGCGATGGCGTGAAGCCCGCGGGCGACGACGTGGTCACAGCTGCCACGGTGGCAGCCCCGACCTACGGCTGTACCTTCACTCGCCCACTCGGCACCGTGGACGAAAGCCCCACCAGCCAGGCGACGCGGCCGGGTGCGGCGGCGGCGCGTCCCTGCCCGCCGTAA
- a CDS encoding transglutaminase family protein, with protein sequence MAIQYDITHTTVYRYKKPVTFGLHRVMFRPRDSHDLRVLATDLQVSPQSFTRLIQDPHSNSVALVQPMGEATELRIVCSFTIEHVPAQQDQLALDPAAEFLPFAYSVQERLDLEHYLRPHHDDDANGTLIRWAHQFLHTDKPNSTREVLTRMNAHIGQSLEYKARDEEGTQTPLQTLALGSGSCRDYALLMMEATRRLGIATRFVSGYIYDAALDRAAQSPGESMTGAGTTHAWLQAYLPGVGWLAFDPTNNLMGSGQLIRVGVTRDPAQAAPISGSWYGDAEAYDGLEATVVVTRRKE encoded by the coding sequence ATGGCCATTCAGTACGACATCACGCACACCACCGTCTACCGCTACAAGAAACCGGTGACCTTCGGGCTGCACCGCGTCATGTTCCGGCCCCGCGACAGCCACGACCTGCGGGTGCTGGCCACCGACCTGCAGGTGAGCCCGCAATCTTTCACTCGGCTCATCCAGGACCCGCACTCCAACTCGGTTGCGCTGGTGCAGCCCATGGGCGAGGCCACCGAGCTGCGCATCGTGTGTTCCTTCACCATCGAGCATGTGCCGGCGCAGCAGGACCAACTCGCGCTCGACCCGGCCGCCGAGTTCCTACCGTTTGCCTATTCGGTGCAGGAGCGCCTCGACCTCGAGCACTACCTGCGCCCGCACCATGACGACGATGCGAACGGCACGCTGATCCGCTGGGCCCACCAGTTCCTTCACACCGACAAGCCCAACAGCACGCGCGAAGTGCTCACGCGCATGAACGCGCACATCGGCCAGAGCCTCGAATACAAGGCGCGCGACGAGGAAGGCACGCAGACCCCGCTGCAGACGCTGGCGCTCGGCAGCGGCAGTTGCCGCGACTACGCGCTGCTGATGATGGAAGCCACGCGCCGCCTGGGCATTGCCACCCGCTTTGTCTCGGGCTACATCTACGACGCCGCGCTCGACCGCGCGGCCCAGTCGCCCGGCGAATCGATGACCGGCGCCGGCACCACGCACGCCTGGCTGCAGGCCTACCTGCCGGGCGTCGGCTGGCTGGCATTCGACCCGACCAACAACCTCATGGGCAGCGGCCAGTTGATCCGCGTCGGCGTCACGCGAGACCCGGCACAGGCCGCGCCGATCTCGGGCAGTTGGTATGGCGACGCCGAGGCCTACGACGGTCTTGAGGCCACGGTGGTGGTCACGCGCCGCAAGGAATGA
- a CDS encoding antibiotic biosynthesis monooxygenase family protein: protein MYSATFIFAKKQFDDEFHRLDQTIAAAAKSLPGYLGEEAWENAGNGLVSNVYYWESLKALQALIQHPVHQQAKAAQANWLDGYKVVISEVVRVYGDSKIDHMLAPAGNVGA, encoded by the coding sequence ATGTACTCCGCCACCTTCATCTTTGCCAAGAAGCAGTTCGACGACGAATTCCATCGCCTCGACCAGACCATTGCGGCGGCAGCGAAGTCGCTGCCCGGCTACTTGGGCGAAGAAGCCTGGGAGAACGCGGGCAACGGGCTGGTGTCGAACGTCTACTACTGGGAGTCGCTCAAAGCGCTGCAGGCACTCATCCAGCACCCTGTGCACCAGCAAGCGAAGGCGGCGCAGGCGAACTGGCTCGATGGCTACAAGGTCGTTATTTCCGAGGTGGTGCGCGTCTACGGCGACAGCAAGATCGACCACATGCTGGCGCCGGCCGGCAACGTTGGCGCCTAG
- the mnmC gene encoding FAD-dependent 5-carboxymethylaminomethyl-2-thiouridine(34) oxidoreductase MnmC, producing MAAEPVAWRADGVPRSERFGDNYHTETGALAQARHVFLGGCGLPEAWSGRSKWLILETGFGLGLNFLTTWQAWRADANRPRMLHFVSVEAHPVGPEDLLRAAGAYPELMPLAEELAAQWHGLLPGFHRLAFDQGRVLLTLCIGDVQPMLRAQRFEADSIFLDGFSPEQNPAMWSPDTLKAVSRFARQGTGLATWTCARAVRDALSQNGFQLETRPGLPPKRDCLAGVFAPAWTVRRRGPAPEHVEAPGRCAVIGAGLAGAAVAASLARRGWQVTVLDAADRPAAGASGLPVGVLAPHVSPDDALLSRLTRAGIRATWLELERLLQEGRDWRAAGVLERRPEGDTRVPDGWSESGPNESWPASAAQLANAGLPADAPALWHARAGWVRPSRLIEGWLREPGIEFRGNAPVARLSRSAAGWQLRDAADRLLAEADRVVVAAGYESGRFAPELPLQPVRGQVAWGRMAGDLALPATPLNGDGHLIAHVPEDEGALLWLAGATFDRDSTDLVPQAADADANRERLERLHPVAAAALAPAFEHGEAKTWVGIRCASGDRRPLVGPLGEAGLWACTALGSRGLSFAALCAELLAAQWHGEPLPLPANLAKALGTERTAP from the coding sequence TTGGCCGCCGAGCCCGTCGCCTGGCGTGCCGATGGCGTGCCGCGCAGCGAGCGCTTCGGCGACAACTATCACACCGAAACCGGGGCACTGGCGCAGGCTCGCCATGTGTTTCTGGGCGGCTGCGGCCTGCCCGAGGCATGGTCCGGACGGTCGAAATGGCTGATTCTCGAAACCGGATTCGGGCTGGGCCTCAATTTCCTGACAACCTGGCAAGCGTGGCGCGCGGACGCGAACCGGCCGCGCATGCTGCACTTCGTCTCGGTCGAGGCGCACCCGGTCGGGCCTGAAGACCTGTTGCGCGCCGCCGGGGCTTACCCCGAACTGATGCCGCTGGCCGAGGAGCTGGCTGCGCAGTGGCACGGGCTGCTGCCGGGCTTTCACCGGCTGGCCTTCGACCAAGGCCGCGTGCTGCTCACGCTGTGCATCGGCGACGTGCAGCCGATGCTGCGTGCGCAGCGTTTCGAGGCCGACAGCATCTTTCTCGATGGCTTCAGCCCCGAGCAGAACCCCGCCATGTGGTCGCCCGACACGCTCAAGGCGGTGTCGCGCTTTGCCCGCCAGGGCACCGGCCTCGCCACTTGGACCTGTGCCCGGGCCGTGCGCGATGCGCTTTCGCAGAACGGTTTCCAGCTTGAAACCCGGCCAGGCCTGCCGCCCAAGCGCGACTGCCTCGCCGGCGTGTTCGCGCCAGCTTGGACAGTGCGCCGCCGCGGTCCTGCGCCCGAGCACGTGGAGGCGCCCGGCCGCTGCGCTGTCATCGGTGCCGGGCTGGCCGGCGCGGCCGTTGCCGCCAGCCTCGCGCGGCGCGGGTGGCAAGTCACCGTGCTCGATGCGGCCGACCGTCCCGCCGCCGGTGCTTCTGGCCTGCCGGTCGGCGTGCTGGCGCCGCATGTGTCGCCTGACGATGCCCTGCTCTCGCGGCTTACGCGTGCCGGCATCCGCGCCACCTGGCTGGAGTTGGAGCGCCTGCTGCAAGAAGGCCGCGACTGGCGCGCCGCCGGTGTGCTGGAGCGGCGGCCCGAAGGCGACACGCGCGTGCCCGACGGGTGGAGCGAGAGCGGCCCGAACGAATCGTGGCCCGCCAGCGCCGCGCAACTGGCGAATGCCGGCTTGCCCGCCGACGCACCCGCGCTCTGGCATGCGCGGGCGGGCTGGGTCCGTCCTTCAAGGCTGATCGAAGGCTGGCTGCGCGAGCCGGGCATCGAGTTTCGCGGCAACGCGCCGGTCGCACGCCTGTCACGCAGCGCGGCCGGCTGGCAGCTCCGGGATGCCGCCGACCGGTTGTTGGCTGAAGCCGACCGCGTGGTCGTTGCGGCGGGCTATGAATCGGGCCGCTTCGCGCCCGAGCTTCCGCTGCAGCCGGTGCGCGGTCAGGTCGCGTGGGGCCGCATGGCGGGCGACCTCGCCCTACCCGCCACGCCGCTCAACGGCGACGGCCATCTGATTGCCCATGTGCCCGAAGATGAAGGCGCCCTGCTCTGGCTCGCCGGCGCCACCTTCGACCGCGACAGCACCGACCTGGTCCCTCAGGCGGCCGATGCCGATGCAAACCGGGAGCGCTTGGAACGCCTGCACCCCGTCGCCGCGGCAGCGCTGGCACCGGCTTTCGAGCATGGCGAGGCCAAGACCTGGGTTGGAATCCGTTGCGCCTCGGGCGACCGCCGCCCGCTGGTCGGCCCGCTGGGCGAAGCCGGCCTCTGGGCCTGCACCGCCCTGGGTTCGCGCGGCCTCAGCTTTGCGGCACTGTGCGCCGAACTGCTGGCCGCGCAGTGGCACGGCGAACCGCTGCCGCTGCCCGCCAACCTGGCGAAGGCCCTCGGCACCGAAAGAACCGCGCCCTAG
- a CDS encoding oxidative damage protection protein, with protein MARMVQCIKLGKEAEGLDFPPYPGELGKRLWENVSKEAWAAWLKQQTMLVNENRLNLADLRARQYLARQMEKHFFGEGADVAQGYVPPSN; from the coding sequence ATGGCACGCATGGTTCAGTGCATCAAGCTCGGCAAAGAGGCCGAAGGGCTCGACTTCCCGCCCTATCCCGGGGAACTGGGCAAGCGCCTGTGGGAGAACGTCAGCAAGGAGGCTTGGGCCGCCTGGCTCAAGCAGCAGACGATGCTGGTCAATGAAAACCGGCTGAACCTGGCCGATCTGCGGGCCCGCCAATACCTTGCCCGCCAGATGGAAAAGCACTTCTTCGGCGAAGGCGCCGACGTCGCCCAGGGCTACGTTCCCCCGTCGAACTAA
- a CDS encoding sulfate ABC transporter substrate-binding protein, protein MSLRRDFIKLSLGAGVAGAMALTALPSFAQGAGPVTLLNVSYDPTRELYVDYNRAFAKYWKAKTGQDVTIKQSHGGSGKQARSIIDGIDADVATLALGGDIDALVTHGGVVKEGWQKRLPQNSAPYTSTIVFLVKKGNPKGLKDWSDLVKPGVQVITPNPKTSGGARWNYLAAWEFAKRKYGSDAKAKEFIGSLFKNVPVLDTGARGSTITFVQRGVGDVLLAWENEAFLALKEFGTDKFEIVVPSISILAEPTVAVVDKVVDKKGTRAVAEEYLKYLYSDEGQDIAGRNFYRPTSEKAKAKYDKQFPKLTLVSIDEAFGGWAKADKAHFADGGSFDQIYK, encoded by the coding sequence ATGAGCCTTCGCCGCGACTTTATCAAGCTTTCCCTGGGGGCCGGCGTGGCCGGTGCCATGGCCCTGACAGCATTGCCGTCGTTTGCACAGGGCGCGGGCCCGGTGACGCTGCTGAACGTGTCGTACGACCCGACGCGCGAGCTGTATGTCGACTACAACCGCGCCTTCGCCAAATACTGGAAGGCCAAGACCGGCCAGGACGTGACCATCAAGCAGTCGCACGGCGGCTCGGGCAAGCAGGCGCGCTCGATCATCGACGGCATCGACGCCGACGTGGCCACGCTGGCGCTGGGCGGCGACATCGACGCGCTGGTCACGCACGGCGGGGTCGTCAAGGAGGGCTGGCAGAAGCGCCTGCCGCAAAACTCGGCGCCGTACACCTCGACCATCGTGTTCCTGGTGAAAAAGGGCAACCCCAAGGGCCTGAAGGACTGGAGCGACCTGGTGAAGCCCGGCGTTCAGGTGATCACGCCCAACCCCAAGACCTCCGGCGGCGCCCGCTGGAATTACCTGGCCGCGTGGGAATTCGCCAAGCGCAAGTACGGCAGTGATGCCAAGGCCAAGGAATTCATCGGCAGCCTGTTCAAGAACGTGCCCGTGCTCGACACCGGCGCGCGCGGCTCGACCATCACCTTCGTGCAACGCGGCGTGGGCGACGTGCTGCTGGCCTGGGAGAACGAGGCCTTCCTGGCGCTGAAGGAATTCGGCACCGACAAGTTCGAGATCGTGGTTCCTTCGATTTCCATCCTGGCCGAGCCCACGGTGGCGGTGGTCGACAAGGTGGTCGACAAGAAGGGCACGCGCGCCGTGGCCGAGGAATACCTCAAGTACCTGTACTCCGATGAGGGCCAGGACATTGCGGGCCGCAACTTCTACCGCCCGACCTCGGAAAAGGCCAAGGCCAAGTACGACAAGCAGTTCCCCAAGCTCACGCTGGTTTCCATCGACGAAGCATTCGGCGGCTGGGCCAAGGCGGACAAGGCGCACTTTGCCGACGGCGGCTCGTTCGACCAGATCTACAAGTAA
- the ssuE gene encoding NADPH-dependent FMN reductase — translation MSVLLIAGSPSAPSRSTALLEAVGERLAGRNARIERLAIRDLPAEALLLADWDHPAIERAIAQVAQARVVVVATPVYKAAYSGVLKVFLDLLAQNALKGKTVLPLATGGSPHHMLALDYALRPVLHALSARHILPGVYATDSQITLTPENAYQVHADLAERLNEAVELLATEGLKLPATHGFEPVPFSRVRCSV, via the coding sequence GTGTCCGTTCTCCTGATTGCTGGCAGCCCTTCGGCACCGTCGCGTTCCACCGCCTTGCTCGAGGCGGTGGGCGAGCGGCTCGCCGGCCGCAATGCGCGCATCGAGCGGCTCGCAATCCGCGACCTGCCGGCAGAGGCGCTGCTGCTGGCCGACTGGGACCACCCGGCCATCGAGCGCGCCATTGCGCAGGTGGCGCAGGCGCGGGTGGTCGTGGTGGCCACGCCGGTCTACAAGGCGGCTTACAGCGGCGTGCTGAAGGTTTTTCTCGACCTGCTGGCGCAGAACGCGCTCAAGGGCAAGACGGTGCTGCCGCTGGCCACCGGCGGCAGCCCGCACCACATGCTCGCGCTCGACTACGCATTGCGGCCCGTGCTGCATGCGCTCTCGGCGCGGCACATTCTTCCGGGTGTCTACGCCACCGATTCGCAGATCACGCTGACACCCGAGAACGCCTACCAGGTGCATGCCGACCTGGCCGAGCGGCTTAACGAAGCCGTCGAACTATTGGCGACCGAAGGGCTGAAGCTGCCCGCCACGCACGGCTTCGAGCCGGTGCCGTTCTCACGCGTGCGATGTAGCGTCTGA